In one Gimesia sp. genomic region, the following are encoded:
- a CDS encoding sugar phosphate isomerase/epimerase family protein, producing the protein MQSMSRRQFLSSTSAACLALPGLSPVFAVKTAPPTLTLGFSLYGMPKMQTEQALQTVADIGYDSTELCLMDAWDATPLKLNPQRRKAIAGKLDETGLKLTSLMEHCDLTGSPASQKPILERLKRAAQLGHDLKPDQPPLIETTAGSGKWEDRKEEMRDNLKGWAQIAESTQTVIAVKPHRGGVVDRPEQGVWLVEQINSPWIRLNYDYSHFTHRDISLEDSLKTMLPYTSFIQIKDTVLKDNKARFVLPGESGDIDYVRLLKLAVAGGYRGDICCEVSGMVFKQPGYDPVAAAKTCYQNIAPAFKKAGIKRG; encoded by the coding sequence ATGCAGTCTATGTCCCGTCGTCAGTTTCTCTCCTCCACCAGTGCCGCCTGCCTGGCACTACCCGGCCTGTCGCCAGTTTTCGCCGTTAAAACAGCACCGCCGACGCTCACCCTCGGCTTCAGTCTCTACGGCATGCCTAAGATGCAAACCGAACAGGCCCTGCAGACCGTCGCAGACATTGGCTACGACTCCACCGAACTCTGCCTGATGGACGCCTGGGACGCCACACCGCTCAAACTCAATCCGCAGCGCAGAAAGGCAATCGCCGGCAAGCTCGACGAGACCGGCCTCAAACTGACCTCGCTGATGGAGCACTGTGATCTCACCGGCTCTCCTGCCAGTCAGAAACCGATCCTCGAGCGTCTCAAACGGGCCGCCCAGTTGGGACATGACCTCAAACCCGATCAGCCCCCGCTCATCGAAACCACCGCGGGCAGCGGCAAATGGGAAGACCGCAAAGAGGAAATGCGCGACAACCTCAAAGGCTGGGCTCAGATCGCGGAAAGCACACAAACGGTCATCGCTGTCAAGCCCCACCGGGGCGGAGTCGTTGATCGCCCCGAACAGGGCGTCTGGCTCGTCGAACAGATCAACAGCCCCTGGATCCGCCTCAACTATGACTACAGCCATTTCACGCACCGCGACATCTCCCTGGAAGATTCGCTGAAAACCATGCTCCCCTACACCAGCTTCATCCAGATTAAAGACACCGTCCTCAAAGACAACAAAGCCCGCTTCGTCCTCCCCGGCGAAAGCGGCGACATCGATTACGTCCGCCTGCTCAAACTTGCTGTTGCAGGTGGCTACCGCGGAGACATCTGCTGCGAAGTCAGCGGCATGGTCTTCAAACAACCCGGCTACGATCCCGTCGCGGCTGCGAAGACCTGCTATCAGAATATCGCCCCTGCTTTCAAAAAAGCCGGCATTAAGCGCGGCTGA
- a CDS encoding PSD1 and planctomycete cytochrome C domain-containing protein: MTKQNRLQTASIVTIATLLLLCSSLSAAEPAPSRDQQLEFFELHIRPTLIEKCSDCHTGDADAESPLALQSRADLLKGGDFGPAIVPGNPQASLLFQSIQRTHKELKMPPDAEERLNAETLNHFKRWIAWGAPWPREQTKTRPNTDAKSAEKLTTSHWCFLPRQEVTSPTIENADWSNTAIDRLIYARLQTEQLTPVPLADRRTLIRRATFDLTGLPPTPQEITDFLNDPAADETAFATVVDRLLASPAYGERWGRHWLDVARYADTQGDVGDFPIPGAYLYRNWVIDSLNADLPYDQFLTAQLAGDILSTQESDPARARQLKIATGFIALSRRFGNSRFDDQHLTIDDTIDTIGRGLMGVTLKCARCHDHKFDPMLATDYYGLYGIFESTLYPSMGASNQPSPTQLVSAENTPGSQQKINDYWKLLSHYQHQIRNHFRPWLKPTLKEYEEVAAKIKQAKQAGKPFDKLEARRQKLLNTKQGKFRELMLHGLPWLKQEKARLVKQPPVEMLYAVIDGKPHHSRLHRRGDPENQGDVVPRQFISVISESKPDLDKQHSGRLELARWLTDPEHPLTARVIVNRLWYHHFGQGLVKTVDNFGVLGEAPSHPELLDYLASQLIAHQWSLKALHRQIMLTRAYRLDSRDQPENSRRDPDNVYLWKHTRRRLDAESIRDAMLFVSGELDREQGGPHPFTPWHKKGYSLNGPFHEVFETNKRSVYLMTQRLYKHPFLGRFNGPETNETSGSRHSSHLPTQALYLLNAPFVPQQAEALAQRIEQTYSTPAEQVELAWQLAYGRSPTKSEQADALEFLKMYQAQLAAEQTQDSATEAPSAWTGLAKVLLTSNEFFFID, encoded by the coding sequence ATGACGAAACAGAATCGACTTCAGACTGCCAGCATCGTGACCATAGCCACCTTACTCCTGCTGTGCAGTTCGCTCTCCGCAGCGGAACCGGCCCCCTCCCGCGACCAGCAACTCGAATTCTTCGAACTGCATATCCGCCCGACCCTGATCGAAAAATGTTCCGACTGCCACACCGGCGATGCAGACGCAGAAAGTCCGCTCGCCCTCCAATCCCGCGCCGATCTGCTCAAAGGGGGCGACTTCGGCCCTGCCATCGTCCCCGGCAACCCACAGGCCAGCCTGCTCTTTCAATCCATCCAGCGCACCCACAAAGAACTGAAAATGCCCCCGGATGCGGAAGAGCGGCTCAATGCCGAAACACTGAATCACTTCAAACGCTGGATCGCCTGGGGCGCTCCCTGGCCTCGAGAACAGACGAAAACACGCCCCAACACTGACGCAAAGTCAGCCGAAAAACTGACCACCAGCCACTGGTGCTTCCTGCCCCGCCAGGAAGTCACATCACCCACAATTGAAAATGCAGACTGGTCCAACACCGCCATCGATCGTCTCATCTATGCTCGCCTGCAAACAGAACAACTGACGCCCGTGCCCCTGGCCGACCGCAGAACACTGATCCGCCGGGCGACCTTCGATCTCACCGGCCTGCCGCCCACGCCACAGGAAATCACAGACTTCCTCAACGACCCCGCTGCAGACGAAACCGCGTTCGCCACTGTCGTCGATCGCCTGCTCGCCTCTCCCGCGTATGGGGAACGCTGGGGCCGCCACTGGCTGGATGTCGCCCGCTACGCAGACACCCAGGGAGACGTCGGCGATTTCCCGATCCCTGGTGCCTACCTCTACCGCAACTGGGTCATCGACTCTCTCAACGCCGATCTCCCCTACGATCAGTTTCTCACCGCCCAGCTCGCCGGCGATATCCTCTCCACACAGGAATCCGATCCGGCCCGAGCCCGACAGCTCAAAATCGCTACCGGCTTCATCGCCCTCTCCCGCCGGTTCGGCAACTCTCGTTTTGATGATCAGCACCTCACCATCGACGACACCATCGATACCATCGGCCGCGGACTCATGGGTGTCACGCTCAAATGCGCCCGCTGTCACGATCATAAATTCGATCCGATGCTCGCCACCGACTACTACGGACTCTACGGCATCTTCGAAAGCACACTCTACCCCAGCATGGGCGCCTCGAATCAGCCCTCTCCCACGCAACTGGTCTCTGCAGAAAACACGCCCGGTTCACAACAGAAAATCAACGACTACTGGAAACTGCTCAGCCACTATCAACACCAGATCCGCAATCACTTCCGCCCCTGGCTCAAACCCACTCTCAAGGAATACGAAGAGGTCGCCGCAAAAATCAAACAGGCGAAACAGGCTGGTAAACCATTCGACAAACTGGAAGCCCGTCGGCAGAAACTCCTCAATACCAAACAAGGGAAGTTTCGCGAACTCATGCTGCACGGCCTCCCCTGGCTTAAACAGGAAAAGGCCCGCCTGGTCAAGCAGCCCCCCGTGGAGATGCTCTACGCTGTCATCGACGGCAAACCGCATCACAGCCGTCTGCACCGCCGCGGCGATCCGGAGAACCAGGGAGATGTTGTCCCCCGCCAGTTCATCAGCGTCATCTCGGAATCAAAACCGGATCTCGACAAACAGCACTCGGGACGCCTCGAACTGGCCCGCTGGCTGACCGATCCGGAACACCCCTTGACCGCCCGCGTGATCGTCAACCGGCTCTGGTATCATCACTTCGGACAGGGTCTCGTCAAAACCGTCGATAATTTCGGCGTCCTCGGTGAAGCCCCCTCGCATCCAGAACTGCTCGATTACCTGGCCAGTCAACTGATCGCACACCAGTGGTCGCTCAAAGCCCTGCATCGACAGATCATGCTGACCCGCGCCTATCGCCTCGACAGCCGGGACCAGCCGGAAAACAGCCGCCGCGATCCAGACAACGTCTACCTCTGGAAACACACCCGCCGCCGCCTCGACGCCGAATCCATCCGCGATGCCATGCTCTTCGTCTCCGGCGAACTCGATCGCGAACAGGGCGGCCCGCACCCGTTCACCCCCTGGCATAAAAAAGGCTACAGCCTCAACGGTCCCTTCCACGAAGTTTTTGAGACCAACAAACGCAGCGTCTACCTGATGACGCAGCGACTCTACAAGCATCCCTTCCTGGGTCGCTTTAACGGTCCCGAAACCAACGAAACCTCGGGCAGTCGGCACAGTTCGCATCTGCCCACCCAGGCACTCTACCTGTTGAATGCCCCCTTCGTGCCCCAACAGGCAGAAGCCCTGGCTCAGCGTATCGAACAGACATATTCGACACCTGCAGAACAGGTGGAACTCGCCTGGCAGCTGGCCTACGGTCGCAGCCCCACCAAATCCGAACAGGCAGACGCCCTTGAGTTTCTCAAAATGTATCAGGCACAACTGGCAGCCGAACAAACGCAGGATTCAGCAACAGAGGCCCCTTCCGCCTGGACCGGACTGGCCAAAGTTCTGCTCACCAGTAACGAGTTCTTTTTTATTGACTGA
- a CDS encoding sialidase family protein — protein sequence MQQRRTIPLLLTALLLVLSSAHAEEWNHPQTSRLPHKHLGPFIRLTDGNILAPDTKQSLISEDEGKTWQATPLYAEPEKFHTSNERALIQTRKGTILLVCMNLAERKFNWNDKLGGPQPDCYLPVYVIRSTDNGKTWHTPQILQDHGWCGAVRSMIQTKSGRIIVVVSQSIANPGRHVSHTYYSDDEGETWKHSNMIDLGGSGDHDGAMEGTIVELKDGRIYQLIRTKFGRFWEAFSEDEGASWRTIRPSKIPASSSPAILQRLDSGRIVMLWNRFRDPQKRTGRREELSLAFSDDECQSWSKPTVIARDLTPPGQKRENRVSYPYVFEAHPGELWVTTMQGPVRLKLKEADFLSP from the coding sequence ATGCAACAACGACGAACAATCCCCCTGCTCCTCACCGCTCTCCTGCTCGTTCTTTCATCAGCACATGCCGAGGAATGGAATCACCCCCAGACCAGCAGACTGCCCCACAAGCATCTCGGTCCCTTCATCCGTCTGACGGATGGCAACATCCTCGCTCCCGACACCAAACAGTCGCTGATCAGTGAGGACGAGGGGAAGACCTGGCAGGCCACGCCCCTCTACGCCGAACCGGAAAAGTTTCACACCAGCAACGAACGCGCACTGATCCAGACCCGCAAAGGGACGATCCTCCTCGTCTGCATGAATCTGGCCGAACGCAAATTCAACTGGAACGACAAACTGGGAGGCCCGCAGCCCGACTGCTACCTCCCCGTTTACGTCATCCGCAGCACCGATAACGGAAAAACCTGGCACACACCTCAGATCCTGCAGGACCACGGCTGGTGCGGTGCCGTACGCAGCATGATCCAGACCAAATCAGGCCGCATCATCGTCGTCGTCTCCCAGTCCATCGCCAATCCCGGCAGGCATGTCTCGCACACCTATTACTCTGACGATGAAGGCGAGACCTGGAAACACAGCAACATGATTGACCTCGGCGGTTCCGGCGATCACGATGGCGCCATGGAAGGGACGATCGTCGAACTCAAAGACGGGCGCATCTACCAGCTGATCCGCACCAAATTCGGCCGATTCTGGGAAGCCTTCTCTGAAGATGAAGGAGCTTCCTGGCGTACCATTCGTCCCTCGAAAATTCCTGCCAGTTCGTCCCCCGCGATTCTGCAGCGACTCGACAGCGGCCGCATCGTCATGCTCTGGAACCGCTTCCGCGATCCCCAGAAACGCACAGGCCGCCGCGAAGAACTGTCACTCGCTTTCTCCGACGATGAATGTCAATCCTGGAGCAAGCCTACTGTCATAGCCCGTGATCTGACTCCCCCAGGACAGAAACGCGAAAACCGTGTCTCCTACCCCTATGTCTTCGAAGCCCATCCCGGCGAACTCTGGGTCACCACCATGCAGGGGCCCGTCCGTCTTAAGCTCAAAGAAGCCGATTTCCTCAGCCCCTGA
- a CDS encoding DUF1559 domain-containing protein, whose translation MFRFHSKMKARGFTLIELLVVIAIIAILIALLLPAVQQAREAARRSSCKNNFKQVGLALQNYHDTYTVFPIGAGISGGCSGYSGAHMFSWGTRILPYLDQANIYNNLNFSGPTPFVPANFSNTTCLNPVVPFLCPSNPQPDTIVNKNGAFAGALPNGMPRTDMGGVADSVSWKCNSGSGVRPTSVGNGVLYAISKVRMRDIIDGSSNTLVVGEITGSLASSGLNGNSYTGYDVFDTSNGINSIDTVPGGGSFAFRPQGFSSYHVGGCHFVFGDGSVHFLSENIDQGTLTALTTRAGGEVVGEY comes from the coding sequence ATGTTCCGTTTCCATTCCAAGATGAAAGCTCGTGGATTTACGCTGATTGAACTTCTGGTCGTGATTGCCATTATCGCCATCCTGATCGCTTTGCTCCTGCCCGCGGTTCAGCAGGCTCGTGAAGCAGCCCGCAGATCGTCCTGCAAAAACAACTTCAAACAGGTTGGGCTCGCTCTGCAGAACTATCACGACACGTACACTGTCTTTCCCATCGGGGCCGGCATCAGTGGGGGCTGCAGTGGTTACTCCGGCGCCCACATGTTTTCCTGGGGCACCCGTATCCTGCCCTACCTCGATCAGGCCAATATCTACAACAACCTGAACTTCTCCGGGCCGACTCCCTTTGTCCCCGCGAATTTCTCTAACACCACCTGTCTCAACCCCGTGGTGCCGTTCCTCTGTCCCAGCAATCCGCAGCCTGACACCATCGTCAACAAAAACGGTGCTTTCGCAGGCGCACTCCCAAACGGCATGCCCCGTACCGACATGGGCGGCGTTGCCGATTCCGTCAGTTGGAAATGTAACAGCGGTTCCGGCGTGCGGCCCACTTCAGTCGGTAACGGAGTCCTCTACGCCATCTCGAAAGTCAGAATGCGCGACATCATCGATGGCTCCAGCAACACGCTCGTGGTGGGTGAAATCACAGGCTCGCTCGCTTCGAGTGGCCTCAATGGAAACTCCTACACCGGCTACGATGTCTTCGATACCAGTAACGGCATCAACAGTATCGACACCGTTCCCGGGGGCGGCTCTTTTGCGTTCCGACCACAGGGCTTCTCCAGCTATCACGTAGGCGGCTGCCACTTTGTGTTCGGCGATGGTTCGGTGCATTTCCTCTCCGAAAACATTGACCAGGGAACGCTCACCGCACTCACGACCCGGGCCGGTGGTGAAGTTGTTGGCGAATATTAA
- a CDS encoding pyridoxal-phosphate dependent enzyme, with product MDVEPFTLGEGETPLVRSQRIGPAVGLEHLYFKLETVNPTGSYKDRFAAAAINEMLSQGKRRVVTCSSGNAGSALAAYSAAAGLECEVAVFIGAPENKLKQMLAYGARVWRIEGFGADPEISRATFKCLKQIGAAADAALQVSSYQFNPVGMAGVEVIGHELVTQAAAFNRSIDHVVCCAGGGGLLLAVYRGLKTALEGKEQVDFPAIHCVQPAGNNTIAGPLREGSSLARSCESTTAVGGLQVANVLDGHEVIRVCRETGGNGYLVADDYIFEVQARLAREEGIFCEPAAAVSLAGVLRAVAQGEIAADEMVVCLITGTGFKDQCAIDRMLSDTTCSVISLSEFQKQSL from the coding sequence ATGGATGTTGAGCCGTTTACGTTGGGCGAGGGGGAGACCCCGCTGGTGCGATCGCAGCGGATCGGACCTGCTGTGGGGCTGGAGCATTTATATTTCAAACTGGAGACGGTGAATCCGACCGGTTCATATAAAGATCGTTTTGCGGCAGCCGCGATCAACGAGATGCTGTCGCAGGGGAAGCGACGGGTGGTGACCTGTTCGAGCGGAAATGCAGGTTCGGCCCTGGCAGCTTACAGTGCCGCTGCGGGACTGGAATGTGAGGTCGCGGTCTTCATCGGCGCTCCCGAAAATAAACTGAAACAGATGCTGGCCTACGGTGCCCGTGTCTGGAGGATTGAAGGCTTTGGTGCTGATCCGGAAATCAGCCGCGCCACGTTCAAATGTCTCAAACAGATCGGGGCTGCCGCTGATGCGGCGCTGCAGGTGAGCAGTTATCAGTTCAACCCGGTGGGCATGGCGGGAGTCGAAGTGATTGGACACGAGCTGGTCACGCAGGCGGCTGCTTTCAACCGATCGATTGATCATGTTGTCTGCTGTGCAGGCGGCGGAGGTCTGCTGCTGGCGGTCTATCGTGGTTTAAAGACGGCGCTCGAAGGAAAGGAACAAGTCGATTTCCCGGCGATCCACTGTGTTCAGCCCGCGGGGAATAATACGATTGCCGGCCCGTTGCGAGAAGGAAGCAGTCTGGCCCGGTCCTGTGAAAGTACGACCGCGGTGGGAGGTCTGCAGGTGGCGAACGTGCTGGATGGTCACGAGGTGATTCGCGTCTGCAGAGAGACCGGAGGCAACGGTTACCTGGTTGCCGATGATTACATTTTTGAGGTACAGGCCCGCCTGGCGCGCGAGGAGGGCATTTTCTGTGAACCGGCGGCAGCCGTTTCGCTGGCAGGTGTATTACGTGCAGTGGCGCAGGGAGAAATCGCTGCGGATGAAATGGTGGTCTGTCTGATTACCGGTACCGGTTTCAAGGACCAGTGTGCCATCGATCGGATGCTGTCTGATACGACATGTTCCGTGATCAGCCTGTCGGAATTCCAAAAACAAAGTTTGTAA
- a CDS encoding alpha/beta hydrolase, translating into MRRWALLSLFVAGMICGLVSAVEAREPDAVIDIWPGMAPGETTKNTGEKLPRRENENPPATRVKNITRPQLFLYQPPAGKRNGSAVLIFPGGGYNYVVADKEGSETAQWLNSMGITAFVVHYRTKPGKTPPERANEKLPAFSERPLQDGQRALSLVRERAKEWDLKPDQIGVIGFSAGGQAAALVTSRFDERAYPAQDATDKVSCRPDFSLLIYPWRLMDDKTGKLNEVFTVSKKTPPVFMAHAHDDHATPLSSILYYTALKNNGVGAELHIYETGGHGYGMRPVADSNVDSWTDRAADWLRLRKLASPECD; encoded by the coding sequence ATGAGGCGGTGGGCGCTGCTGTCATTATTTGTTGCAGGCATGATTTGTGGGCTGGTGAGTGCTGTTGAGGCACGCGAGCCGGATGCGGTGATTGATATCTGGCCCGGGATGGCGCCGGGCGAAACGACTAAGAATACCGGGGAAAAACTGCCGCGACGGGAGAATGAAAATCCGCCGGCAACCCGCGTTAAAAATATTACGCGACCGCAGCTGTTTCTCTATCAGCCACCGGCGGGCAAACGGAACGGGTCGGCAGTGCTGATCTTTCCCGGCGGAGGCTATAACTACGTGGTCGCTGACAAAGAGGGATCAGAGACGGCCCAGTGGTTAAATTCGATGGGGATCACGGCGTTTGTGGTGCACTATCGAACCAAGCCTGGCAAGACTCCCCCCGAGCGGGCGAACGAAAAACTGCCGGCATTTTCTGAACGTCCTCTACAGGACGGGCAGCGGGCATTGAGCCTGGTGCGCGAGCGGGCCAAAGAGTGGGATCTGAAACCAGACCAGATTGGCGTGATCGGTTTTTCGGCAGGCGGTCAGGCGGCGGCGCTGGTGACGTCCCGGTTTGACGAACGGGCGTATCCGGCACAGGATGCGACCGACAAAGTTTCGTGTCGGCCGGACTTCAGCCTGTTGATTTATCCATGGCGGCTGATGGATGACAAGACCGGGAAACTGAATGAAGTTTTCACGGTTTCGAAAAAGACACCACCGGTGTTCATGGCTCACGCCCATGACGACCACGCGACACCGCTGAGCAGCATTCTGTATTATACGGCTCTCAAAAATAACGGCGTCGGGGCTGAACTGCACATCTATGAAACGGGCGGTCACGGTTACGGGATGCGTCCGGTGGCCGATTCGAATGTCGACAGCTGGACCGACCGCGCCGCAGACTGGCTGCGGCTGCGGAAACTGGCTTCGCCGGAATGTGATTAA
- a CDS encoding prenyltransferase/squalene oxidase repeat-containing protein, with protein MVGFLRVMLIGVLSFSTSLVMAAGPEPARLKVSRDKAITFLKNSQNEDGTWTFSEAAGISALVTTALIESGVPLDDPTVAKALNRLSAFCQEDGRICSARSNHAGYETAIALMTLQAANKSGKYDEQINKAGKFLRSLQFDESKDVKPSDLSYGGAGYSPDGGRPDLSNTAFMIQALKAAGAKDDDPAIQKALTFVSRCQNLESEYNTSPAAAKINDGGFYYTVAAGGSSPSGKTQDEGLRSYGSMTYAGLKSMIYAGLTPKDPRVKAALDWIQKNYTVQNNPGMGDNGLYYYYQLFAKALDTADLAQVKDSTGKTHDWRKELADHLFTLQQDNGSWVNSKSNRWFEGAPNLVTAYTLLALKNCESAPLKD; from the coding sequence ATGGTCGGTTTTCTTCGAGTGATGTTAATCGGTGTCCTCAGCTTCAGTACCAGCCTGGTCATGGCGGCCGGACCGGAGCCGGCGCGACTCAAAGTGTCCCGTGACAAAGCGATCACGTTCCTCAAGAACTCCCAGAACGAAGATGGAACCTGGACCTTCAGCGAAGCCGCCGGCATCTCCGCCCTGGTCACCACCGCGCTCATTGAATCGGGCGTCCCCCTCGACGATCCCACCGTCGCCAAAGCACTCAACCGGTTGTCTGCTTTCTGTCAGGAAGATGGTCGCATCTGTTCGGCTCGCAGCAATCACGCTGGCTATGAAACCGCCATCGCCCTGATGACCCTGCAGGCCGCCAACAAATCGGGCAAATATGACGAGCAGATCAACAAGGCCGGAAAATTCCTCCGCAGTCTGCAATTCGACGAAAGCAAAGATGTGAAACCCAGCGATCTCTCCTACGGCGGTGCAGGCTACAGCCCCGACGGCGGTCGCCCCGACCTCTCCAACACTGCCTTCATGATCCAGGCCCTCAAAGCCGCCGGTGCCAAAGACGATGACCCCGCGATTCAAAAAGCACTGACCTTCGTCTCCCGTTGTCAGAACCTGGAAAGCGAATATAACACCTCACCGGCTGCCGCGAAGATCAACGATGGAGGCTTCTATTACACGGTCGCCGCCGGCGGATCGTCCCCTTCCGGCAAAACACAGGACGAAGGCCTCCGCTCATACGGCAGCATGACCTATGCCGGTCTCAAAAGCATGATCTACGCGGGCTTGACTCCCAAAGATCCCCGCGTCAAAGCTGCCTTGGACTGGATTCAAAAAAACTACACCGTCCAGAACAATCCCGGGATGGGCGACAACGGTCTCTACTACTATTACCAGCTGTTTGCCAAAGCACTCGACACCGCCGACCTCGCGCAGGTCAAAGACAGCACAGGCAAAACACACGACTGGCGCAAGGAACTCGCCGATCACCTGTTTACCCTGCAGCAGGACAATGGCAGTTGGGTCAACTCCAAATCCAATCGCTGGTTTGAAGGAGCCCCCAACCTGGTCACCGCCTACACGCTGCTCGCCTTGAAGAACTGCGAGTCAGCTCCCTTAAAAGATTAA
- a CDS encoding DUF1501 domain-containing protein, producing the protein MSDSALISRRQLLQAGLGTSAGLWLPRVLPAELAAPHHRPRAKHVIMLYMSGGYSHVDTFDPKPELTKRHDQSIGNENKAAVSSQPKVERYLKAPLWKFRPNRECGTEVSDLFPEIRKQMHEVALIRSMNCDHRDHGEATLQLHTGSTTAAMPGMGAWLSYGLKSFNPNLPSHVVISEHRPYNGPQLWDANFLPAVNTGVRVMPGNDPIPYLKSPTSHSRQQLELSLLQKLNQRHLDRRDHDPKLSGRMSTFKAASGLQRQAPEALDLSRESKSTLELYGAEQGDQASYAAQCIMARRLIERGVRFVEIIDAVGACRDNWDAAHRDMASHEKYARRVDQPIAALITDLKQRGLFEETLLVFCTEFGRSPWAQDGKGTKSRTHHPNAFSCWLAGGNVRGGVIHGESDDIGNYVVKDLVHIHDFHATILHIMGLDHEQLTYRHAGRDFRLTDVHGHVVKQILNS; encoded by the coding sequence ATGTCCGATTCCGCATTGATCTCACGACGACAGCTTCTGCAAGCCGGCCTGGGAACGTCCGCAGGTCTCTGGCTTCCGCGCGTATTGCCTGCCGAACTCGCGGCCCCGCACCACCGGCCCCGCGCAAAGCACGTAATCATGCTCTACATGTCCGGGGGCTACTCGCATGTCGACACCTTCGACCCCAAACCCGAACTCACCAAACGGCACGACCAGTCGATCGGCAACGAAAACAAAGCCGCCGTCTCCAGTCAGCCCAAAGTAGAACGCTATCTCAAAGCCCCACTCTGGAAATTCCGCCCCAACCGGGAGTGCGGCACCGAAGTCAGCGACCTCTTCCCCGAGATCCGCAAACAGATGCACGAAGTCGCATTGATCCGCTCCATGAACTGCGATCATCGCGACCACGGCGAAGCCACCCTGCAGCTGCATACCGGCAGCACCACCGCAGCCATGCCCGGCATGGGGGCCTGGCTGAGTTACGGCTTGAAATCATTCAACCCGAACCTCCCGTCACACGTCGTTATCTCCGAGCATCGCCCCTACAATGGACCCCAGCTGTGGGATGCCAACTTCCTCCCCGCAGTCAACACCGGCGTCCGCGTCATGCCCGGCAACGATCCGATTCCCTATCTCAAATCTCCCACGTCGCATTCCCGCCAGCAGCTCGAACTCTCCTTGCTGCAGAAACTGAATCAGCGGCACCTGGATCGCCGCGATCACGATCCCAAGCTTTCCGGTCGCATGAGTACCTTCAAAGCCGCCTCCGGTCTCCAGCGCCAGGCCCCCGAAGCACTCGACCTCTCCCGGGAATCCAAGTCAACACTCGAACTCTACGGAGCCGAACAGGGAGACCAGGCCAGCTATGCGGCCCAGTGCATCATGGCCCGCCGTCTCATCGAACGGGGTGTCCGCTTTGTCGAAATCATCGACGCCGTCGGTGCCTGCCGGGACAACTGGGATGCCGCGCACCGCGACATGGCCTCGCACGAAAAATACGCCCGCCGCGTCGATCAGCCCATCGCCGCCCTGATCACCGACCTCAAACAGCGGGGCCTGTTCGAAGAAACCCTGCTCGTCTTCTGCACCGAATTCGGCCGCTCCCCCTGGGCCCAGGATGGCAAAGGAACCAAATCCCGCACGCATCACCCCAACGCGTTCTCCTGCTGGCTGGCCGGCGGAAATGTACGTGGCGGCGTGATTCACGGCGAATCCGACGACATCGGTAACTACGTTGTGAAAGACCTGGTCCACATCCACGACTTCCATGCCACCATCCTGCACATCATGGGACTCGACCACGAACAACTCACTTACCGCCACGCAGGACGGGACTTCCGTCTTACCGATGTGCACGGACACGTGGTCAAACAGATTCTCAACTCCTGA
- a CDS encoding FCD domain-containing protein, with protein sequence MNTLQSDSPVIGSDSRTLSAELAEQLCARIRNDRLAPGTRLGTEADLASEFGVSRTVVREAVGSLRGLGVVVGRQGLGLCVGEADNFSTVLRNALVPQVASADGWRELQQLRAVIEIGSIALAVESISTEEIIRLQTIVAEMKRVMRNLDEDPQGTSKAYKELDCLFHETILGASHGNFVQQFHGVLLDYFHAGDVYGCPPRESGLHEHEQIANAIADRDVDLATKYLTEHLKPQLKAPSKESTTN encoded by the coding sequence ATGAACACACTGCAGAGTGATTCTCCGGTCATCGGTTCCGACTCTCGAACCTTAAGTGCAGAGCTCGCAGAACAGCTGTGCGCCAGGATCCGCAATGATCGTCTCGCTCCCGGAACTCGTCTGGGAACCGAAGCTGATCTGGCCAGTGAATTCGGCGTTTCACGAACCGTCGTCCGGGAGGCAGTCGGCTCACTCCGCGGTCTGGGAGTGGTCGTCGGCAGACAGGGACTCGGGCTCTGTGTCGGCGAAGCAGATAACTTCTCCACCGTGCTCCGTAATGCCCTGGTTCCCCAGGTCGCCAGTGCAGACGGCTGGCGCGAACTGCAACAGTTGCGGGCCGTGATTGAAATCGGCTCCATCGCCCTGGCTGTCGAATCGATCTCCACCGAAGAAATCATCCGCCTGCAGACCATCGTAGCAGAAATGAAACGGGTCATGCGGAACCTGGACGAAGATCCCCAGGGAACCAGCAAAGCCTACAAGGAACTGGACTGCCTGTTCCACGAAACCATTCTGGGTGCCTCACATGGAAACTTTGTGCAACAGTTCCATGGCGTACTGCTCGACTACTTTCACGCAGGCGATGTCTATGGATGTCCGCCCCGGGAAAGTGGGTTGCATGAACACGAACAGATTGCCAATGCCATCGCCGACCGCGATGTCGACCTGGCTACGAAATACTTGACAGAACACTTGAAGCCGCAATTAAAGGCGCCCAGTAAAGAATCCACGACAAATTAA